Within the Dehalococcoidia bacterium genome, the region CAAGTGCAGCAGGGGCTGGCTCAGGTGCCCTCGGCCGAGCCTCCCCCTCAGCAACTAAGCCTGTTCTAGGACCGATGACCACCACCCTGCGCGTTATCCCCCTTGGGGGGTTGGGAGAAATCGGGAAGAACATGCTCGCCCTGGAGGTGGGCGAGGACATCGTGGTCATCGACGCAGGGGTGATGTTCCCCGAGGAGGACATGCTGGGGGTGGACCTGGTCATTCCCGACATCTCCTATCTCCTTCAGCGCAAGGAGAAGGTGCGAGGCATTCTAATCACCCACGGCCACGAAGACCACACGGGTGCCCTGCCCTATGTGCTCAACCGCCTCCCGGTGCCCGTCTATGCGGTGGGGCTGGCGCATGGTCTCATCGGCATCAAGCTGAAAGAGCACCACCTGTCCCCAAAGGTCCCCTTGCACAAGGTGGAGCCTCTGCGCCCGGTGCACCTGGGACGCCTGACGGCCGAGTTCTTCCCCGTCTGCCACAGCATCCCCGATGCCATGGGCATCGTGCTGGAGACGCCTTTGGGCTTGGTGTTCCACACCGGCGACTTCAAGATCGACCACACCCCTGTGCACGGTGCCCCCACCGACTTCTCGGTGCTGGCAGGGTATGCGCGCCGGGGCATCTTCCTGATGCTGGCCGATTCCACCTACGCCGAAGTGCCGGGGTATACCCCGTCCGAGCGGGTGCTCACAGAGAACCTGGATCACATCATCGGGGAGGCGCCGGGGCGGGTGATGGTGGCCACCTTCGCCTCCTTGATCTCGCGGGTGCAACAGGTGTTGGACGCGGCGGCCAAACACAAGCGCAAGGTGGCAGTGGTGGGGCGCAGTATGGCCGAAACCGTGCAGTTGGCTTTGAAGATGGGCTATTTGAAGCCCAAGCCCGGGGTCCTCCAGCCCTGGTCCACCATCCGCACCCTGCCCCCGGAACAGGTGGTCATCGTAACCACGGGCACGCAAGGCGAACCGACCTCCGCCCTGGTGCGTATCGCCAACCGCGACCATCGGGAGATTGAGGTGCTCCCCGGCGATACCATTGTGATGTCCGCCTCTCCCATTCCCGGCAACGAGACGGTCATCAGTCGCACCATAGACAACCTGTGTCGGCAGGGGGCGCGGGTGCTCTACCACCGCAACGCCCTGGTGCACGTGCACGGCCACGCCGCCCAAGAGGAGCTGAAACTGATGCTCCGCCTGATGCGCCCCCGCTACTTTGTGCCCGTGCACGGGGAGTATCGCCACCTGGTGGCCCACGCCCAGTTGGCCAAGAGCATGGGCGTTGCACCCGAGAATGTGTTCGTCTTGGAGAATGGGGATGTGCTGGAACTGACTGCCGACGGGGGGCAGAAGGTGGAGCGTATCCCTTGCGGGCATATTTATGTCGACGGCCTGCGCCTGTGGGAGCCGGAGAGCGTGGTGTTACGCGACCGCCATCTGCTCTCTCGGGATGGGGTGGTGGTGGCCGTGCTCACGGTGGACCGCACCACGGGGCGTCTGGTGCGCCCCCCTGACCTCACCTCCTCCGGCTTCGTAGATCCCCAGGAGGCGTCCGTGGTGCTGGGGCGGGCCGCCCAGGCCCTCCAGGAAGCCCTGGATAGCCGACGCGCCATTCCCGCAGAGTGGGGCTATCTTTCCGCCAAAGCCAAGGAAATTCTGGAGGAATTCCTTTATCACGAGACCCGCCGCCGCCCTATGGTGTTGCCCGTTACCATTACGGTATAATGGCGGGGCTCAGACGCCCCCAGTAGAGGGGTTCCCGATGGGCCCCCCTCCGCAACACCCTGTGGCCCTGCGTGGGCCAGGGAGGTAGATGCCATGACCAGCAAGGCCTCGGTGCGTGCGCAACCATCCCCTTCTGCCCGTTCCCACCCCGCCCTCATCAAGGCCGGCCTGTTGGGCTTTTTGTTCCTGACCGGGGCTGGGCTTCTGGCCCTGGTGTGGGAGTATGTAGTGTTTGCTTGGGTGGGGGTAGTCGTGTGGTGGGGAGCCGTCCTGACGGTAGTGGGCCTGCGCCCCCGCTGGCTCCGACGGGTGAACCTTTGGCTGGCGCTTCTCGTTATGGTAATTGCAGGGGCTGGGGCGCTGTCCCTGTATCACCAGGGATGGGGAGGCCACCTGGGCGCATGGGTCGCCGGCGGTTCCCTGTGGACAGGCATCCCCCGCCTGCTGGGAGTACTGGTGGTCGCCACTGCTCTCGCCTTCCCACGCTGGACCTGGCAAGGGGCGCGCTGGGGGTGGCGATGCGCCTGGCGAAGTATGCTCCGGGGGGCACGGGCCTATCGCCGTTGGCCTGTGCACCGGATCCTGTGGCAGGCAAGCCTGGCTTTGGCCCGTCTCCCCTGGCGGAGCTGGAGGCGCTGGGGGCGCAAGGAGCAGGTGCCCTTGTGGGAGGTGGCGTCAAGCATTCCCCCACCCGTGCGGGAGCCACGTCCTAGCCGCTCCCCCGCCCCCACAGAGGAAGCCTCTACGGCGACCCCAGAGGAGGTTGGCCCCGCAGTGCACCGCTCCAGCCACGCCTTGGGAGGCTGGAAACTGCCCCCCCTGAGTGTGCTGGCCCAGCGGGAGGAACACACCGTCTCCGACGAGGAAAATCTAGAGAAAGCCCGTCTTATTGAAGAGACCTTGGCGCAATACAACATTGAGGTAACGGTAGAGGAAATTCGGCCTGGCCCCGTGGTTACCCAGTTCGGGCTGGTGCCGGGGTGGGTGCGCAAGGTGCGGGAGGTGCGGGAACGGGATAAAGACGGTCGCCCCAAACTGGATAAGAACGGCCGCCCCGTCATCACCCAGGTGGAACAGAAGACACGGGTGAAGGTGGATACCATCCTGCAACGGGAGAAGGACTTAGCGATGGCTTTGGCCGCCCCCAGTATCCGCTTTGAGGCCCCCGTGCCGGGGGAATCCTTCATCGGCCTGGAGGTGCCCAACAGCAAACCCTCGGTGGTAACCCTGCGGTCGGTGATGGAGAGCGAAGAGTTCCGCCAGGCCCAGCGCAAGGGGCACCTCC harbors:
- a CDS encoding ribonuclease J; this encodes MTTTLRVIPLGGLGEIGKNMLALEVGEDIVVIDAGVMFPEEDMLGVDLVIPDISYLLQRKEKVRGILITHGHEDHTGALPYVLNRLPVPVYAVGLAHGLIGIKLKEHHLSPKVPLHKVEPLRPVHLGRLTAEFFPVCHSIPDAMGIVLETPLGLVFHTGDFKIDHTPVHGAPTDFSVLAGYARRGIFLMLADSTYAEVPGYTPSERVLTENLDHIIGEAPGRVMVATFASLISRVQQVLDAAAKHKRKVAVVGRSMAETVQLALKMGYLKPKPGVLQPWSTIRTLPPEQVVIVTTGTQGEPTSALVRIANRDHREIEVLPGDTIVMSASPIPGNETVISRTIDNLCRQGARVLYHRNALVHVHGHAAQEELKLMLRLMRPRYFVPVHGEYRHLVAHAQLAKSMGVAPENVFVLENGDVLELTADGGQKVERIPCGHIYVDGLRLWEPESVVLRDRHLLSRDGVVVAVLTVDRTTGRLVRPPDLTSSGFVDPQEASVVLGRAAQALQEALDSRRAIPAEWGYLSAKAKEILEEFLYHETRRRPMVLPVTITV
- a CDS encoding DNA translocase FtsK; the encoded protein is MTSKASVRAQPSPSARSHPALIKAGLLGFLFLTGAGLLALVWEYVVFAWVGVVVWWGAVLTVVGLRPRWLRRVNLWLALLVMVIAGAGALSLYHQGWGGHLGAWVAGGSLWTGIPRLLGVLVVATALAFPRWTWQGARWGWRCAWRSMLRGARAYRRWPVHRILWQASLALARLPWRSWRRWGRKEQVPLWEVASSIPPPVREPRPSRSPAPTEEASTATPEEVGPAVHRSSHALGGWKLPPLSVLAQREEHTVSDEENLEKARLIEETLAQYNIEVTVEEIRPGPVVTQFGLVPGWVRKVREVRERDKDGRPKLDKNGRPVITQVEQKTRVKVDTILQREKDLAMALAAPSIRFEAPVPGESFIGLEVPNSKPSVVTLRSVMESEEFRQAQRKGHLPIALGKGSGGEVVVTDLTDMPHLLIAGATGSGKSVCINAILCCLLMQFTPYDLRLLLTDPKRVELTPYNGIPHLVRPVVVESEEVVPLLRALIHEMKERYKRLETAGVRNIQGFNSKIKTPQEKMPYLVVVIDELADLMMSAPVDVEQSLCRLAQLGRAVGIHLIVATQRPSVDVITGLIKANFPSRISFAVSSQVDSRTILDGAGAEKLLGKGDMLFLPVHLPKPKRLQGVYVSDDEVTHLVEHWRSQKGMPVPPLDLVVAEEDEDDLLERARALAQKHGRLSVALLQRKLGIGYPRAARLLERLQEEGTAEASSGRPQRGEEDEEGQ